The Ziziphus jujuba cultivar Dongzao chromosome 5, ASM3175591v1 genome segment aaaaatgaacaattctataaggttgaataaaaatttgattaattgtttGATATAATTGCTATGCTTAGTGTGTGACTCGTTGGTTTTTTTAGGATTAGgattcaagaaaaagaaagaagtaccAGCCCATAGTATGAACTAATAACTATTATAGAACTAATATAGAACTAATAACCAACTCATTGTTTCGTATTATCTGGATATAAAAAACCGATCGAGATATGATATATTGGTCATATCAGTGTTGCAACTGAAATCTTTTTtgcataaacaaacaaaaaaaaaaaagaaaaaactaataaagaaaaaaaaaatgcggaTAAATGGAAGGATGAGagaaagagtgaaaaaaaaaacatatcaatGATATATGATTCCAATATGTAAGGTCTATGATTCATCTTAGAATGAGGAATGTAATAATGCATTAATACTGATTGGTCTATAATTATACAAATCTGTTCATAGAAAAAGAATCAAGAGCCCCAAGCCAATAAATACTGAAAAGATTGACTCgagaacaaatcaaatttcGTTCAGGGCTCCATTGTAGAAGTCAGACTTAACCATTAATCGAGAAGCGATAGGAATGACAGAACCTGTGAATACATAAGATTATATTGAAAACGAATCTTAATGATTCATTGGGTAGGATAGCGGAACGAACAAGAAACCAATTCATTTATTCTAAAAGGTCATGTCATAAACTAATCCTACAACTGAATATTGAAAGAGTAAATATCCGCTCgcgaaaattttgattttattggatttctaTATTTTAGCTGATctgatatgataataaaaagaaaaacaaaataaagattcaTTATAACCTTATAACAAAATGACTTTATCTATACTATTATCTCTAAATGTATCTCTAAATCAATTCTCTATAAATCGAATCCATATTTagttatatatcaaaacaagatatacaaatttctaatagattatatgaaatttcaaaaaatctcacaagtcaatatattttttcagtatactattcattaaatacataaatataaatacatagatGTTATTTTTTAGTAGTTTCAATCACGAGGAGCTGGATGAGAAGAAACTCTCTTGTCCAATTCTGTAGTAGAGatggaattaataaacaaccatcAACTATATCCCCAAAAGGACCAGATTCCGTAAACATCATAAAGGAAGAATGAAAGGAATATCTTATCGAGGTAATAGTATTTGCTTCGATAGATATGCTCTTCAAGCGCTTGAACCCGCTTGGATCACATCTCGTCAAATTGAAGCCGGTCGAGCAATGACATGAAATGTCCACCATGGTGGAAAAGTATGGGTACGTATATTTCCAGACAAACCAGTTACAATAACACCTACAGAAACCCATATGGGTTCGGGGAAAGGATCTCCTGAATATTGGGTAGCTATCGTCAAACCTAGTAGAATACTTTATGAAATGAGCGAAGTAGCAGAAAATATAACCAAAAGGGCTATTTCACTAGCGGCATAAAAAATGCCTATATGAACTCAATTCATTATTTCGGTGTAGGAACGtagaaccaaaagaaaaggttttttggatgaaaaaaaaaattgcaagtttcctcttttgttttgaacaaacaacatttcttttttttttttttaactttggcctttgtgttaattgaaaaaacaaataaaaaagtgatTCAACCCCAAAGCCATTTGAATGTAGCGGATAACAACGAAGCCCAAGAATTAATGTGTATTCGAATCATAGGAGCTAGTAATCAACGATATGCTTATATTGGCGACGTTGTTGTTGCTGTAATCAAGGAAGCAGTACAAAATACACCTCTAGaatgatcagaagtgatcaGAGCTATAATTGTACATACTTGTAAAGAACTCAAACATGAGAACTGTATGATCATACGATATGATGACAATGCTACGGTTGTTATTGATCAAGAAGGAAATCCAAAAGGAACTTGAATTTTTGGCACAATCGCCCGGGAATTAAGATagttaaatttcattaaaatagtTTCATTAGCACCCGAAGTATTATAAGAAGAGacataacataattaatattattaattacaacataattaatacaattaatatagttataatatttaactGAGTATTTAACTGAAATTTATTaagattatttagtaaattgagaTTTATTAGTAGTAGTAGATTGGTTGTGTCTCATGTCTATGCCTTtaagaattcataattaaaaaataaagaaaaacagaaaaagagaatgttgattatatcaaaattcGAGTACAACAATAATCTGAGTTTATCATGAATAAAGACACTATTGCTGACATAATAACCTCTATGCAAAATGCTGAcaggaataaaaaaagaacagttTGAATACCATCTACTAACATTACTAAAAacattgttaaaatccttttatgTGAAGGTTTTATTGAAAACATGCGGAAACATCAGGAAAACAAcaaagattttttggttttaacccTATGACATAGAAGGAATAGGAAAGGACCATATAAagctgttttaaatttaaaatggatcAGCCGACCCGGTCTACAAATGTATTCTGACTATCAATGAATTCCTAGAATTTTAGGCGGAATGGGGATTGTAATTCTTTTTACTTCTCGTGGTATAATGACAGACAAAGAGGCTCGATTAgaagaaattggtggagaacTTTTGTGTTATCTATGGTAATCCTTCTGATATGCAAATTATATACGGAACTTtcatatttgtgaaaaaaaaagagagggcgGTTTTCTAATATCACCCCTCCCGTATTAGTTGATACCTCAAAGAGTTTGAcccaaaatgaaagaaaaaaaaaaggattcgtGAAGGTTGAATTACTGTATGACTACCTAATGGTATAGTCTGAATTCATTTAGATAATGAAAATCTGATTCTAGATTATGTTTTAGGAACAATTATAAGTagtttttttatacatatacgaCGAGGAAATCGAAGCAAAAGTGAAGCAAGACGTTATGATTCAACCAGCGGATGTATAGTTTATAgactaaaaaaaaagattccaatgattagatggttttttcaatttcaacattcatttttggggtatacaattcgaagttaaaaatttcaagcaacttattttcttccaataaaTAAAGTTAGAATTAAGTTAAGGAatgataatatgaaaataagagCCTTTGCGCgtaaaatttgagaaaaatgtCCAGCGATCCGTAGGTGGGGACGAATTATAGTAATTTGTTCCAACCTAAGACATAAACAAAGACAAGCATAATCTTTCTAGACAAAAAAGGACTCTATAAATCTAAAAGAACCAttttacaaatacaaaaataaaaataaaggatccattttgacatgaaatggatatatccatatatctcttacttatatttatgagatgataaaATATGGCAAAACCTATACCAAGAACTGGTTCACGTAAAAATAGACGTATTGGTTCACATAAAAATGCACGTAGAACACCAAAGGGAGTTATTCATGTACAAGCAAGTTTCAATAATACTAATTTCATGGTCTTCCACCGGTACTTGTGGATTCAAGGGTACAAGACGAGGGACGCCATTTGCTGCTCAAATCGCAGTGGGAAATGCTATTTGGATAGTAGTGGATCAAGGTCTGCAATGGGCAGAAGTTATGATAAAAGGCCCCGGTCTTGGAAGAGATGCAGTATGAAGAGCTATTCATAGAAGTGGTATACTATTAAGTTTCATACGAGATGTAACCCCTATGCCACATAATGGCTGTAGACCTCCTAAAAAAAGGcgtgtataaaaataaacattgaagatatttcaagagaaataaataattcaatgatctgattaaataatattactatggttCACGAGAAGGTAACAATATCTACTCAGACACTGCAGTGGAAGTGTGTTGAATCACGAGTATACAGTAAGCATCTTTATTATGGACGCTTTATTCTAGCTACACTTATGAAAGGCCAAGCCGATACAATAGGCATTGCGATGCGAAAAGCTTTGCTTGGAGAAATAGAAGGAACATGTATCACACGcgtaaaatttgataaaataccacaTGAATATTCTACCATAGTGGGTATTCATGAATCTGTAcatgaaattttaatgaatttgaaagaaattgtattGAGAAGTAACCTTTATGGAACTTGTGATGCATCTATTTGTGTCAAACTATCTAGAAAAATTGTCGGCCTACGAATGTGGTTTCAATCCTTCCGATGATGCCATAAGTCGTTTCGATATACAATTTTATcttgttttgattttatttattatccttGATCCAGAAGTAACCTTTTCCTTTCCTTGGGCAGTACCTCTCAACAAGATTGATCTGTTTGGCTCTTGGTCCATGATGacctttttattgattttgatgaTTAGATCTCTCTATGAATGGAAAAGGGGTGATTCGGATCAGGAGTAATCACTAGTGATAGGGCAAAAATCAATCAGGGGGAAGGACAAAATAAATAGTGATGCCTATATTAAATCAATTGATTCTTCATGGTTGAGAAGAAAAATGGCGAACGAACTATACTCGAGCTTCGGATCAATGTCCCCAGAAGCAATGAGTACGCCCGTGTGTTTCAACAAGAACACCAAAAAAACCTAATTCAGCTCAACGTAAGATAGCCAAGGTACGGTTGAGCAATCGAAATGATATATTTGCTCACATTTCAACTGAAGGTCATAATTCACAGGAACGTTCTATGGTGTTAATTAAAGGGGGTAGAGTGAAAGATTTGCCAAGTGTGAAATCCAATTGTATTCGAGGAGTCAAAGATTTGCTGGGAATTTGGGATTAAAGCAGAGGCGGATCAAAATATGGTGCCTAACTGAAACTTGCTTTTCTCAGTTAGTCGAGGTATTCATTGAAAGTCTCGATGCTATCTTTGACAGTCTTGAGAGCAAGTGCCATAATAGCCCTTAGTTTTGCTCTTTTGTTTCTAAAAGATAAAAGAGACCACCCTTGATATGGGCAAGATCTATCAGCAGTGGTATTCTCCCTTTTCTCGTTCTTTAATTGAATTATGGAATTTCATCCCAGAGCTACAGAGCTAACTACTCTATTAGAAAGTAGAATTTCCAACTTTTACATGAATTTAAAACCAAATGAGATAATAGACTTACATCATGATATATTTTTCTTCAGCATTttgattttagttattttagtAGCATTggttccatttttatttttttcattttatggcTCACCTGTGGATGGGTTCGAAAGTTATATATGGAGGGGCAGCTAGGGCAACGAATTGGCGCCAACGGTCCCCCGGCTCTGCGCGGGCCAGCCGAGTCCGGTGTTTCAAATAACAATGATTCGAAAAGATAATGTCTATGAAAGAAAATTCATAAAGCTTTTACCCTACTCCTCAAGAAATACTGTGAAGGGTATTGTAAAGGTATAGGTTTTTTCAGTCAATTTTGCTCAAGAGGGTGAAAGGACTTCACCTTTCTCGAAGCAACACATGAGATTGCCTAGAAggattacttttttattttcctagtGTGGATGTCACTCCCTAAAAAACCTGCTCCACTTTGTATGAAAACATAGTCATTTTTCTAATTGGAGTCTTACATGAATGCGTACTTGATCTTTGACTTGGTTCGCTGTGATCTGGGGGGGCTTTCTTTCGTAATAAGGTAGCCATAGGGAAAACAAAACCCTATGGGCTAGATTaaatctttcctttccttctcccTCAATCAGATCCACTAAAGGGAAAAAGACTCAAGGATTGGACCATTTTCCTTATGTCTCTAAAGAGATAGGAGCTAATAATCACTTAAATTACTTATGTAACTTTCATTTTATTACTCCATGTGTAACGCCCCAGCGGCCTTgtattctttttaaataaagGATATATCTCTCAAATTGATATAAACATCCTTCACCCAATCCAATCTGCTAAAAGTACATCCTTCAACTCTCTCTTTCATGGTATTAGAACACTAGCTCTTGGGAAACGTTCAGTTGTTTTGTGTGAAGTGTCGTCTGAATACTTTGtcatatgttttctttttggtgcTATCCACCGCTGTGTCTGTATCCTTCTCCTCAGCATTTAGTTAGTATCCAGTcgatcaaatatattttttttccattttatggaCACAAACGAACTACCTACTTTGGAAAACTAAGAGAATGTCTTTTATTGAAGCACAAAATCTTCTAAGTTTTGTTGATGGAACAGGAAAAGAACCAAACAAAGGAGTTTCTTGAGACTAATGACAAAGGTGAGATAATGAATCCTGAGTACGTCACTTGGGGAAGAACAGACCCACTACTCAAAAGTGGAATGATGGGCACCATGACTGAAGACGTCTTAGTCCAATGACAAGAGTAAGAACGTCTCGTAATATTTTGGTGCTTAGAAAAAATGTTTGCCCAATCTTCAAAGGACCAAGAACTTCAAATGCAGTGTCAATTGCAGCTATGTCCGAAAAGGGTTCAAAACCTCTATCTTCTATCTATTGTAGGCTGATAGGTCCGCTGTAGCCTATCCGCCCATAGAGGTACCCAATCTCATTGCCCTTTCTAGGGCAACCTCTGTTTGCCTTCTAAAATAAGCTGTACTGAGAGAGGAATAACCTATTTTTGGTTCCCCATGCTACGTCTACTGCTACAGCATCATATGTCATGATCCTCTTCTCTGAGCCACACTGGCATCTCAGTTGTTGTTATAGACCGGCTTTTATTGGTAAATCGTTGAATACATTGATAACCATTAGTGAATTCCAATAACAATCCCAATCCCTTGCTGATGTGATATGTTTTTCATCGCACCGACACCATTTTGTTTGCGTGAAGCTCAAGAGGTAACAAATGTAGGAATAACTCCTCCAATGACTCAAGCGGAGTTGGTTTATGTTTCCCTGGCCTAGGCCTAGCCTAGGTAAAGGTTTTGCTTTGGATATAGGAATTCTACTTCCTGCTTGAGTCGTAATAGCTCCTGTCCTGGGCTTTCTAGATAGTTCACTCTGCTTCACTTCGAGTCGGGCTGGCCTTTGAGTTGAAACTCTGCTCCTCAGCTTAAGAGCTTAAATAGCTCCTCTTCAAAGGTTTCTGGCTTTTTTCTTTCTAGGTTTTGAGGTGAGCTTTGGAACCGTCGCATTAGGCTTTCAAGTTCCCTATTCAAGAGAGCTCCTTAAGATCAACTCTCGATTCTTATAGCCTTATGGTATAGTTCAGTTCGTACTCGCATCGAGCTATGGTCTCCATCCCCTTCAATTATTAGTAGGGCCTCATGCCTTAGTTCTTTCGGTATAGGTATACCGTTGAATACCCGCCTTGAAGTCTCATCAATTGAGTGCCATCAGTCAGTGTTCTCAAATCCCAGATCCTCATAGTCTTCAGTGAGTGGAGGACGAAGGACGTTTCTGCTTTTCTATCAAAAGTGCTCGTGTAGTTCTCAACCTACTTGCACGCATATTTTCTAAGAAGGTTTTTTACTCGCtaactaaaattttttaatagggGGACTGGACATCGATACCTCTAAGATGGCATCAAGGGCGATTAGGTGTCGCTTGCTTAATAAGGGAAACAGAAGACACGCCCCTCAAAGTCCCATTAACGCAAAACAACTCGACCCCtacatttgtttttatattaccAAAAACTCTTAGCTACTCAGTTATACTATAATAAAGACTAAAGGGTATTACTTAACTGAAAGAGTATTCATATTATGGGGAGCTTCCCCTTCCAACATCTAACTTAAGATAAGAAGCATGAATACATATAGTAGCTACCTCAGGGGAGGGATAGGGCGTAACCAATGGAAGGTTCTCACCCTGTCCCTAACATTGTTCTCCAACGATGCCCTTTAGGCAAAAGGGGCCGCCATTCCCTTTCTTTCTTCAATCATTTTGATCAGGACAAGTGGGTTGGTTCATTTCACCCTTCTATCTACATAATTATCTCTCTTCGTTCGTGATCATGTCGGGCGAAAGGTAGTTGTAGAGGACCGGCTATGAAACAGCGATTCCCCCCTTTCCATTGAAGTAGGGAGGGCCTCCTTCCCCACCATTCTGGCCTATTATTAATAGGAATTTTTCCAACGCTGAAGGTAGCTTGCTTACCAAGCAAGCCACCCACTAGAGAAGCTAGTCACCAGAAAGAAGTGACGAGGAAGCGAAGCTATCTACAGTGCTTTGCTCCCCCCCTCTTGTAGTCGTAGTACTCGGCTCGTCGTTACCTTTATTAAAAAGGTAACCGATGGTTCCCAACTTTATTTTATCTGATTTCTGAAACCGTAACCATTTGTCACTCCGATTACTTCATCCATAAACCCTTTCTTATTATTTCAATAATGGTAAGCTCAAAAAAAAGTCAAGGATAAGCTTGCATTCCGAAAGCGGTAGCTTCCCACCTCCTTCATTCCTACTGCCTCCTTCAGTGAGAAGTTCCCTTCCCTTTTCTAAAATGCATGTGCCTCAGCAACTGTACAAAGTGGAGTTACCTGCTATTTGGCAGATCCTCTACTTCCCATTCGGGTTGGGTTGACTAGAAGTTAAGTAAAAAGGAATGGAGCCCCCTGGAAAGTCGTCTGCAGTTCATGGTTGGGCAAAGATGCCTGACTTTAGAAACGGAACATAAACCTATTTCTGCTATTCCGAGTTCTTATTGACCGTAGCGAAATCAAGGTTTATGATAAAGTCAACAAAGTTTCTATGGTGTTCTACCTTTTCTTTGCGTAGTCTCGGTCCATAGTGGAAGGCTCCCCACTCAAACCACACTAGACTCAGCGGAAGTGTAAGGTGTAAGTGAAGAGAATAGAAAAAAGAGATGAAGTCTGTCCTTTAGCCTAGTCTATATCTCCAATTGACACAATGCCGTACCGATGCCTCACTACCActtaatttaatcaattaacGGCTAACCAATTTCATAACCTGAGCTTTCCTTAACCAGCTGACCTTACTTTGTAATCTTAGTGTACTTTCTTTCTTACTTTAGCATAGGCCTTCGCCACTTAGGCGCTTGGTCCCTATTTTCTTTAGTGAATTAGAAAGAACGGGGCCTTACTTGTTCTATTCAGGGGGGATGAAAGACAAAGGAAGGGATTAGGGGGCTTTATGACTGGAGAATGGTGAGGGGGATGGCCTGCTGAATTCACATTAGAAATCAACAACATGAACACAAATAAAATCTTGAATTACATATAGAAACGAAACGAACCACTTCTATTCTCAGAGCTGAGGTATATGAAGAATTTCTTTTTAGTCCCCTTCGTCCAGTGGTTGGGACATCATCTTTTCATGTCAAAGACATGAGTTCGATTCCCGTAGAGGATAGG includes the following:
- the LOC125420105 gene encoding NADH-ubiquinone oxidoreductase chain 3, translating into MELVMHLFVSNYLEKLSAYECGFNPSDDAISRFDIQFYLVLILFIILDPEVTFSFPWAVPLNKIDLFGSWSMMTFLLILMIRSLYEWKRGDSDQE